Proteins co-encoded in one Thermochromatium tepidum ATCC 43061 genomic window:
- a CDS encoding CDGSH iron-sulfur domain-containing protein — protein sequence MSTEPITVFEGREIDVSWDSRLCIHLGECGKAEGELFVAGREPWCQPDAVSRAEVREVVERCPTGALSYRDKIGTPEPAPAENRCLVANNGPLYLTGDLEIEGAPEDMPGVRRRVALCRCGASKNKPFCDNSHVEVRFEDGGAVGSRGPGLSERGGPLRVRVMPNGPLKLEGNLTILAGSGRPAWEGTQTALCRCGASKNTPFCDGSHRTLGFKSD from the coding sequence ATGAGCACTGAGCCAATCACCGTCTTCGAGGGCCGAGAGATCGATGTCAGCTGGGATAGCCGACTCTGTATCCATCTCGGCGAGTGCGGCAAGGCCGAGGGCGAGCTGTTCGTCGCCGGGCGCGAGCCCTGGTGCCAGCCCGACGCGGTGTCGCGCGCCGAGGTGCGCGAGGTGGTCGAGCGCTGTCCGACCGGCGCCCTGAGTTATCGCGACAAGATCGGCACACCCGAACCTGCCCCTGCCGAGAATCGCTGCCTGGTTGCCAACAATGGTCCGCTCTATCTCACGGGCGATCTGGAGATCGAGGGTGCGCCGGAAGATATGCCAGGCGTGCGCCGGCGGGTTGCGCTCTGTCGCTGCGGGGCCTCGAAGAACAAGCCGTTCTGCGACAACAGCCATGTCGAGGTGCGGTTTGAGGACGGCGGTGCTGTCGGCTCACGCGGCCCCGGACTGAGCGAGCGCGGCGGCCCGCTGAGGGTGCGGGTGATGCCAAACGGCCCGCTCAAGCTCGAGGGGAACCTGACCATCCTTGCCGGTTCTGGACGTCCGGCCTGGGAGGGGACGCAGACTGCGCTCTGTCGCTGCGGGGCGTCGAAGAACACACCCTTCTGTGACGGCAGCCATCGCACGCTGGGATTCAAGTCAGACTGA
- the prfA gene encoding peptide chain release factor 1, whose amino-acid sequence MTPSIRAKLERVAERFGEVMALLAEPEIQSDQGRFRDLSREYAQIQPLMACYQRYRDAERELAAAEELLTDPEMAGLAQDEIEAARKRLDALEPELQTLLIPPDPNDHCNVFLEIRAGTGGAEAALFAGDLMRMYMRYAELVGWRTEQVSASEGELGGYKEVVIRISGNGVYSRLKFEPGAHRVQRVPETESQGRIHTSACTVAVLPEVEAIDAIAINPNDLRIDTYRSSGAGGQHVNKTDSAIRITHLPSGIVVECQEERSQHKNRAKAMALLHAKLLASARETQASEQSESRRLQVGSGDRSERIRTYNFPQNRLTDHRINLTLYKLDEVMSGQLDQVIEPLLAEYRAEQLAAMMAG is encoded by the coding sequence ATGACCCCTTCGATTCGCGCCAAGCTGGAGCGCGTCGCCGAGCGCTTCGGCGAAGTCATGGCGCTCCTGGCCGAGCCTGAAATCCAGTCCGACCAGGGGCGCTTTCGCGATCTCAGTCGCGAGTACGCCCAGATTCAACCGCTGATGGCATGCTACCAGCGCTATCGCGACGCCGAGCGTGAACTGGCCGCCGCCGAGGAGTTGCTGACCGATCCTGAGATGGCCGGGCTCGCCCAGGATGAGATCGAGGCTGCGCGCAAACGCCTGGACGCGCTCGAACCCGAGTTGCAGACACTCCTGATCCCGCCGGATCCCAATGATCACTGCAATGTCTTTCTCGAGATCCGTGCCGGAACCGGCGGGGCCGAGGCGGCGCTGTTCGCCGGCGACCTGATGCGCATGTACATGCGCTATGCGGAGCTCGTCGGCTGGCGCACCGAACAGGTCTCGGCCAGCGAGGGTGAGCTGGGCGGCTACAAAGAGGTCGTGATCCGGATCAGCGGCAACGGCGTCTATTCGCGTCTGAAGTTCGAGCCTGGCGCGCATCGCGTCCAGCGTGTGCCCGAAACCGAGTCGCAAGGTCGCATCCACACCTCAGCCTGTACCGTCGCCGTGCTGCCCGAGGTCGAGGCGATCGACGCCATCGCGATCAACCCCAATGATCTGCGCATCGATACCTATCGCTCCTCAGGTGCCGGCGGTCAACATGTCAACAAGACGGATTCGGCGATCCGGATCACCCATCTGCCGTCCGGCATCGTGGTCGAGTGTCAGGAAGAACGCTCGCAACACAAAAACCGCGCCAAGGCCATGGCCCTGCTGCATGCCAAGCTGCTCGCCAGTGCGCGCGAGACGCAGGCCAGCGAGCAATCCGAGTCGCGTCGGCTCCAGGTCGGCAGCGGAGATCGTTCCGAGCGTATCCGCACCTACAACTTCCCGCAGAACCGGCTGACCGATCATCGCATCAACCTCACGCTCTACAAGCTCGACGAGGTGATGAGCGGACAGCTCGATCAGGTCATAGAGCCCCTGCTGGCTGAATACCGCGCCGAGCAGCTCGCGGCCATGATGGCAGGCTGA
- the hemA gene encoding glutamyl-tRNA reductase: protein MKLLVLGLNHKTAPVDIRERLAFGPDIIAAALRDLIGCTSVLEGVILSTCNRTEVYCAVQDGAEEALRRWLSGFHGVEHERVDPFLYAYADRDAVVHLLRVSCGLDSLVLGEPQILGQVKTAYQTACNCSATGKLLGRLFQHTFSVAKTVRTETAIGSNPVSVAFAAVSLARQIFSDLSKQTALLIGAGETIELAARHLHHNGIGRIIVANRTVERAHDLAAQFEGFAISLTEIANHLSEADIVIASTASPLPVLGKGTVERALKKRKHRPIFMVDIAVPRDIEPEVGELADVYLYTVDDLKGVIDESLRSRQAAAAQAEEIIDFHAGEFMAWLRSLDAAGLIQDYRQRSEELRDEVLARARRQLEAGKPPLEVLNFLAHTLTNKLLHAPSSRLRQAARDGDAVLLEAANELFQLTPDRTQSKA, encoded by the coding sequence ATGAAGCTGCTTGTCCTCGGACTCAACCACAAGACCGCCCCGGTCGACATCCGTGAGCGACTGGCCTTTGGCCCGGACATCATCGCGGCTGCGTTGCGTGATTTGATCGGGTGCACCAGTGTCCTCGAGGGGGTCATCCTCTCGACCTGTAACCGCACCGAGGTCTATTGCGCCGTCCAGGATGGTGCCGAGGAAGCCCTAAGGCGCTGGCTGAGCGGGTTTCATGGCGTCGAGCACGAACGGGTCGACCCCTTCCTCTATGCCTATGCCGACCGCGATGCCGTCGTCCATCTGCTGCGCGTCTCCTGCGGGCTGGACTCGCTGGTGCTCGGTGAGCCACAGATCCTCGGCCAGGTCAAGACCGCCTATCAGACCGCCTGTAACTGCTCGGCCACCGGCAAACTGCTGGGCCGGCTGTTCCAGCATACCTTTTCGGTCGCCAAGACGGTGCGCACCGAGACCGCGATCGGTTCCAACCCAGTGTCGGTGGCCTTCGCTGCCGTCAGCCTGGCGCGCCAGATCTTCTCGGACCTCTCCAAGCAGACCGCGCTCCTGATCGGCGCCGGCGAGACCATCGAGCTAGCCGCGCGCCATCTACACCACAATGGCATCGGGCGCATCATCGTTGCCAACCGCACCGTCGAGCGCGCCCACGATCTCGCGGCCCAGTTCGAGGGCTTCGCCATCTCGCTGACCGAGATCGCCAACCATCTGTCCGAGGCCGACATCGTCATCGCCTCCACCGCCAGCCCACTGCCGGTACTCGGCAAGGGCACGGTCGAGCGCGCGCTCAAAAAGCGCAAGCATCGACCAATCTTCATGGTCGATATCGCGGTGCCGCGCGACATCGAGCCCGAGGTCGGGGAACTCGCCGACGTCTATCTCTATACGGTCGACGATCTGAAGGGTGTCATCGACGAAAGTCTGCGCTCGCGTCAGGCCGCCGCCGCGCAGGCCGAGGAGATCATCGACTTCCACGCCGGCGAGTTCATGGCCTGGCTGCGCTCGCTGGATGCCGCCGGCCTGATCCAGGACTACCGTCAGCGTTCCGAGGAGCTGCGCGACGAGGTCCTGGCCCGTGCGCGTCGCCAACTGGAAGCCGGCAAACCGCCGCTCGAGGTGCTCAACTTCCTCGCCCACACGCTCACCAACAAGCTGCTGCACGCCCCAAGTTCGCGTCTGCGTCAGGCCGCGCGCGATGGCGACGCGGTCCTCCTGGAGGCGGCCAACGAACTGTTCCAGCTGACACCCGATCGGACACAGTCTAAGGCATGA
- a CDS encoding Crp/Fnr family transcriptional regulator, with protein MIDELRRAPLFSRLEPNQLERVVRHASRFRLSAEQLLFSQGDPATRFYLLLSGQMRLFRLSPEGAEKVIEIVNPGQTFAEALMFLNAPRYPVGAAALADSELIAIDSSDFAAMLRESVATCFVLLGALSQRLRALIGEIDDLTLHTATSRVARYLASHLPPGARSLELDVRKAVLASRLSVQPETFSRVIKSLTEQGVIRMEGALVRVLDPHALLEIAELTDLLDADDAGSLGTRGQRP; from the coding sequence ATGATCGACGAACTGCGCCGCGCGCCCCTGTTTTCGCGTCTCGAGCCGAACCAGCTCGAGCGGGTCGTGCGGCATGCAAGCCGCTTCAGGTTGAGCGCCGAGCAACTGCTCTTCAGCCAGGGCGATCCGGCCACGCGCTTCTATCTCCTGCTCTCGGGCCAGATGCGGTTGTTTCGACTCTCGCCCGAGGGCGCGGAGAAGGTCATCGAGATCGTCAACCCAGGCCAGACCTTCGCCGAGGCGCTGATGTTCCTCAATGCGCCCCGCTATCCGGTCGGCGCGGCTGCACTCGCCGACTCCGAGCTGATCGCCATCGACTCGTCTGACTTCGCCGCCATGCTGCGCGAGTCGGTCGCGACCTGCTTCGTGCTGCTCGGTGCGCTGAGTCAGCGTCTGCGCGCGCTCATCGGCGAGATCGACGACCTGACGCTGCACACCGCGACCAGTCGCGTCGCCCGCTATCTCGCCTCGCACCTGCCGCCGGGCGCGCGGTCGCTCGAACTCGACGTACGCAAAGCGGTGCTGGCCTCGCGGTTGTCGGTTCAACCCGAGACCTTTTCGCGCGTCATCAAGTCACTCACCGAGCAGGGTGTCATCCGGATGGAGGGGGCCCTGGTGCGTGTGCTCGATCCGCATGCACTGCTGGAGATCGCCGAATTGACCGACCTGCTCGACGCCGACGACGCCGGCTCGCTCGGCACCCGAGGGCAGCGCCCTTAG